In Cydia splendana chromosome 26, ilCydSple1.2, whole genome shotgun sequence, the following are encoded in one genomic region:
- the LOC134803177 gene encoding uncharacterized protein LOC134803177 has translation MENPDGSVPAHDPIIQEPQQNIENPVPEHNSDVPIPDHNNEIPAPENQADLPMSSAQPELDPDMLLALGESTEDTPEYGEKIHDNLSKLWLPLLKKGMTNEAKDKIRKDYLVPDNCRLLQAPKLNVEISAAVPDMVRNRDKNLAAAQQQLGHGIAAVNKAMDILIKCVDSNGIEAMKHLSNGCRILCDLHASSTQSRIKLITPSLDKTFLQVIQDTERDDTLFGNKLSEKIKAAKTIEKQGLQIKKTSPKKPAPAQPATSRASYSGNWSAPPRYASNRGGRRGARRQTNYTRRTFPAPQPAKTSPATKTRAQAP, from the coding sequence ATGGAAAATCCAGATGGTTCCGTACCGGCTCATGATCCTATTATACAGGAACCACAGCAAAACATCGAAAATCCCGTACCGGAACATAATAGTGATGTCCCGATACCGGACCATAATAACGAGATTCCTGCACCTGAAAATCAGGCAGATTTACCCATGTCGTCAGCTCAACCCGAGCTTGACCCGGACATGCTGCTGGCTCTCGGGGAATCGACCGAGGATACCCCCGAGTATGGCGAAAAAATCCACGATAATTTATCGAAACTTTGGTTACCGTTACTCAAAAAAGGTATGACAAATGAAGCCAAAGATAAAATCCGAAAAGACTATTTGGTTCCCGACAACTGTCGATTGCTACAAGCACCAAAATTAAACGTGGAGATTTCAGCAGCCGTACCCGATATGGTCCGAAACCGAGACAAAAACCTAGCTGCAGCGCAGCAACAACTTGGCCACGGGATCGCTGCCGTCAATAAGGCCATGGATATTCTAATTAAATGTGTAGATTCCAACGGAATCGAAGCTATGAAACACCTCAGCAACGGCTGCCGTATTCTGTGTGACCTTCATGCGTCATCTACTCAAAGCCGCATAAAACTTATCACACCTAGTCTCGATAAGACGTTCTTGCAAGTTATTCAAGACACAGAACGTGATGATACCCTGTTTGGTAATAAATTGTCCGAGAAAATCAAGGCAGCGAAGACCATTGAAAAACAAGGTCTCCAAATCAAGAAAACGTCCCCAAAGAAACCCGCGCCTGCACAGCCGGCGACAAGTCGAGCGTCGTACTCGGGAAACTGGTCAGCGCCCCCTCGTTACGCGTCGAACAGGGGGGGGCGGAGAGGTGCTCGCAGGCAGACGAATTACACCCGTCGGACGTTTCCAGCTCCACAACCGGCCAAGACATCCCCTGCGACCAAGACACGTGCCCAGGCACCGTAA